A single Equus quagga isolate Etosha38 chromosome 8, UCLA_HA_Equagga_1.0, whole genome shotgun sequence DNA region contains:
- the NMBR gene encoding neuromedin-B receptor, producing MPPKSLSNLSQTAGANQSSFIPGVSEGDFLQVPDRTTAELVLRCVIPSLYLLIISVGLLGNIVLVKIFITNSAMRSVPNIFISNLAAGDVLLLLTCVPVDASRYFFDEWMFGKVGCKLIPVIQLTSVGVSVFTLTALSADRYRAIVNPMDIQTSGAVLWTCVKAVAIWVISVLLAVPEAVFSEVAHIGSLENGSFTACIPYPQTDELHPKIHSVLIFLVYFLIPLTIISIYYYHIAKTLIKSAHNLPGEYNEHTKKQMETRKRLAKIVLVFVGCFVFCWFPNHVLYMYRSFNYNEIDPSLGHMIVTLVARVLSFCNSCVNPFALYLLSESFRRHFNSQLCCGRTSYLERSTSYVLSSSAVRMTSLKSNVKNVVTNSVSLNGHSMKQEMAL from the exons ATGCCCCCCAAGTCTCTTTCCAACCTCTCCCAGACAGCGGGAGCGAATCAGAGCAGCTTCATCCCCGGGGTGTCCGAAGGGGATTTCCTGCAGGTCCCGGACCGGACCACCGCTGAACTGGTGCTCCGCTGTGTGATCCCGTCCCTCTACCTGCTCATCATCTCGGTGGGCTTGCTGGGCAACATCGTGCTGGTGAAGATCTTCATCACCAACAGCGCCATGAGGAGCGTCCCCAACATCTTCATCTCTAACCTGGCCGCCGGGGACGTGCTGCTGCTGCTCACCTGCGTCCCGGTGGACGCGTCCCGCTACTTCTTCGACGAGTGGATGTTCGGCAAGGTGGGCTGCAAGCTGATTCCGGTCATCCAGCTCACCTCCGTGGGGGTGTCCGTGTTCACGCTCACCGCCCTCAGCGCCGACAG GTACAGAGCCATTGTAAACCCCATGGACATCCAGACATCAGGGGCAGTGCTGTGGACCTGTGTGAAGGCTGTGGCCATCTGGGTCATCTCCGTGCTGTTGGCGGTTCCtgaagctgtgttttctgaagtGGCACACATTGGTAGCTTGGAAAATGGCAGCTTCACAGCGTGTATACCCTACCCTCAGACGGATGAATTACATCCAAAGATTCATTCAGTGCTCATCTTCTTGGTCTATTTCCTCATACCACTTACTATTATTAGCATTTACTATTATCATATTGCAAAGACTTTAATCAAAAGTGCACATAATCTTCCTGGAGAATACAACGAACATACCAAAAAACAG ATGGAAACACGGAAACGCCTGGCTAAAATTGTGCTGGTCTTTGTGGGCTGCTTTGTCTTCTGTTGGTTTCCAAATCACGTCCTCTACatgtataggtctttcaactATAATGAGATTGACCCATCTCTAGGCCACATGATTGTCACTTTAGTTGCCCGGGTCCTGAGCTTTTGCAATTCTTGTGTCAATCCATTTGCTCTTTATCTGCTCAGTGAAAGCTTCAGGAGGCATTTCAATAGCCAGCTCTGTTGCGGGAGGACATCCTATCTAGAGAGATCAACCAGCTATGTGCTCAGCTCTTCTGCTGTGCGTATGACATCTCTGAAAAGCAACGTTAAGAATGTGGTGACCAATTCTGTTTCACTAAATGGACACAGCATGAAGCAGGAAATGGCACTGTGA